Proteins from a genomic interval of Sinobacterium norvegicum:
- a CDS encoding steroid 3-ketoacyl-CoA thiolase: MAEAVIVEALRTPISRGKPIVGELSGMHPAALLATAYQGVLESAGVALEDVGQVYAGCVTQAGEQSNNLARNAWLSIGKNWTTACSTVDTQCGSAQTSTHIIDALIKAGQIDIGIGSGVEAMSRVGLGANAYNGPGFFQTADWPWDSIPDQFEMIERIVKNRGLTRADVDAFACESQRRAKVAWQEGRFDSQIIPVTAPVLGEDGQPNGETRIVTRDQGLRDTTIESLSGLRAIKEGGVHTAGNASQISDGAAAVLMMSAEEAKARGLKPRARIISGVVAGADPKYLLDGPVNATEQLFKKSGMNMGDIDLFEINEAFAAVVLSWAQVYNADMSKVNVNGGAIALGHPVGSTGARLITTALHELERQDKSTALISMCCGSSIGTGTIIERI, translated from the coding sequence ATGGCAGAAGCAGTCATTGTCGAAGCACTACGTACCCCTATCTCTCGGGGCAAGCCTATTGTTGGTGAGCTAAGCGGCATGCACCCCGCCGCCCTCCTAGCCACCGCCTATCAGGGCGTATTGGAGAGTGCTGGCGTGGCACTGGAAGACGTTGGCCAGGTTTACGCCGGCTGCGTTACCCAGGCCGGTGAACAGTCCAATAACCTGGCCCGTAACGCCTGGTTATCGATCGGTAAAAACTGGACCACCGCCTGTTCGACTGTCGACACTCAGTGTGGCTCAGCACAGACCTCTACCCACATCATCGACGCGCTGATCAAAGCCGGCCAGATCGATATCGGTATCGGCTCGGGTGTTGAGGCGATGAGCCGTGTTGGCCTCGGCGCCAACGCTTATAATGGCCCCGGTTTCTTCCAGACCGCCGACTGGCCTTGGGATAGTATTCCCGATCAGTTCGAGATGATTGAACGTATTGTAAAAAACCGCGGCCTCACCCGCGCCGACGTCGATGCCTTCGCCTGTGAATCACAGCGTCGCGCCAAGGTCGCCTGGCAAGAGGGCCGTTTCGACAGCCAAATCATTCCAGTAACCGCGCCTGTACTGGGTGAAGACGGTCAGCCAAACGGCGAGACCCGCATTGTTACCCGCGATCAAGGCCTGCGTGATACCACCATCGAATCACTCAGCGGTTTACGCGCGATTAAAGAAGGCGGTGTACACACCGCCGGTAACGCCTCACAAATCTCCGACGGCGCCGCCGCCGTGTTGATGATGAGCGCAGAAGAAGCCAAGGCTCGCGGCCTTAAGCCACGCGCCCGTATCATCTCTGGCGTTGTTGCCGGTGCCGACCCCAAGTATCTGTTAGACGGCCCCGTCAACGCCACCGAGCAGTTGTTCAAGAAGAGCGGCATGAACATGGGCGATATCGACTTGTTCGAAATCAACGAAGCCTTCGCCGCTGTTGTTCTATCATGGGCACAGGTTTACAACGCCGACATGAGCAAGGTGAACGTCAACGGCGGTGCCATCGCACTGGGCCACCCCGTTGGTTCAACCGGCGCCCGTTTGATCACCACCGCGCTGCACGAGCTGGAGCGCCAGGATAAGAGCACTGCTCTGATCTCCATGTGTTGTGGTTCTTCGATCGGTACCGGTACCATCATCGAGCGTATCTAA
- a CDS encoding Rieske 2Fe-2S domain-containing protein yields MAKATEYKLGPNTFPRGWFVIAESSELGEDPLALRFFERDLALYRGKDSGQPVLLDAYCGHMGTHLTASTSAAIATDNSHIEGDNIRCPYHGWRYGPDGKVNDIPYYDGPCPRSSAITAYPTREIMGCIMMWFDPDGLEPQFEPPMLAEWNDEAWVNWDLDHLGEIDMHPIEVIDNMADARHLGPTHGAPCEYFENEYKDHIIIQRQGGVLASYGCMLQSTTWYTGPGILLSKQEFGGQEIYELIANTPVDDGKIKVWHGALHKSANPVATDEDRAIAKEVQVGALAAFAADFSVWANKRSATRIIQLPTDGPFNRGRDWYRQFHLEIDNVPSQQQKINGKAHVKDMPEPPAEAIAFGAELFE; encoded by the coding sequence ATGGCTAAAGCAACAGAATACAAATTAGGCCCCAATACCTTCCCCCGCGGATGGTTTGTGATTGCCGAAAGCAGCGAGCTAGGCGAAGACCCGCTGGCACTGCGTTTCTTCGAACGCGACTTAGCACTCTATCGCGGCAAAGACAGCGGCCAGCCTGTATTGCTTGACGCCTATTGTGGCCACATGGGTACTCACCTCACCGCCAGCACCAGTGCCGCCATTGCCACCGACAACAGCCACATCGAAGGGGACAATATTCGCTGCCCCTATCACGGCTGGCGTTACGGCCCAGACGGTAAGGTGAACGACATCCCATACTACGACGGTCCCTGCCCACGCAGCTCCGCCATTACCGCCTACCCCACCCGCGAAATCATGGGCTGTATTATGATGTGGTTCGACCCCGATGGTCTGGAGCCACAGTTCGAGCCGCCCATGCTGGCGGAATGGAACGACGAGGCCTGGGTAAATTGGGATCTCGACCACCTCGGTGAAATCGATATGCACCCGATCGAAGTGATCGACAATATGGCCGATGCCCGACACCTAGGTCCCACACACGGTGCCCCGTGTGAGTACTTCGAGAACGAGTACAAGGATCACATCATCATCCAGCGTCAGGGTGGCGTGCTCGCCTCTTATGGCTGCATGCTACAGAGCACTACCTGGTATACCGGCCCCGGTATTCTGTTGTCGAAGCAGGAGTTCGGCGGCCAAGAGATCTATGAGTTGATTGCCAACACCCCGGTTGACGACGGCAAAATCAAGGTATGGCACGGCGCGCTGCACAAGTCAGCCAACCCGGTGGCCACCGATGAAGACCGCGCCATTGCCAAGGAAGTTCAGGTCGGCGCCCTCGCCGCCTTCGCCGCCGACTTCAGCGTCTGGGCCAACAAGCGTTCAGCCACCCGCATTATTCAACTGCCAACCGATGGTCCGTTTAACCGCGGCCGAGACTGGTATCGCCAGTTCCACCTAGAGATCGACAACGTGCCATCGCAGCAGCAAAAAATCAACGGCAAGGCCCATGTGAAAGATATGCCAGAGCCTCCGGCTGAGGCCATCGCCTTTGGTGCCGAGCTGTTCGAATAA
- a CDS encoding MaoC/PaaZ C-terminal domain-containing protein has product MTAENSAEQIEYFHAIALDRVHRTRDFTLTEDDIISYASEWNPEPYHIDVEAAKQSRIGRVFAAGPHLIAISVKLTNERRPRPASVAGLGWDELRFKVPAFPDDQLYVETFAAEKRLSQSKPDTGIVRYVVNLKNQRDEVVLSYSVSTLVEVGPA; this is encoded by the coding sequence ATGACAGCTGAAAACAGCGCCGAACAGATTGAATATTTCCACGCGATTGCACTCGACCGGGTACACCGTACCCGTGACTTCACCCTGACCGAAGACGATATTATCAGTTACGCCAGTGAGTGGAACCCCGAGCCCTATCACATCGATGTCGAGGCGGCGAAACAGTCGCGGATAGGACGTGTCTTTGCTGCCGGACCGCATTTGATTGCCATCAGCGTTAAGCTCACCAATGAGCGTCGGCCTCGCCCGGCCAGTGTTGCCGGCCTCGGTTGGGACGAGTTACGTTTTAAAGTCCCCGCCTTTCCCGATGACCAATTATACGTTGAAACCTTTGCCGCCGAAAAACGGCTGTCCCAGTCAAAACCGGATACCGGTATTGTTCGCTATGTGGTTAATCTGAAAAATCAACGGGATGAAGTTGTTCTCAGCTACAGTGTTTCTACCCTGGTAGAAGTTGGGCCGGCTTAG
- a CDS encoding desulfoferrodoxin family protein: protein MPKINRYVDINEVEREAKKDYIDRHSAFVHCESTATAGETFAVTVKVGEEYAHPDDTDHYISTVSLYNKDSKLAEATFFAGSLGGQDKKGNTTVTFNVVLDKDAEFVAHAFCTKHGLWESDAVAVKVA from the coding sequence ATGCCTAAGATCAATCGTTACGTTGATATCAACGAAGTAGAACGCGAAGCTAAAAAAGACTATATCGACCGTCACTCAGCCTTCGTACACTGCGAATCAACTGCCACTGCTGGCGAGACTTTCGCTGTCACCGTTAAGGTGGGTGAAGAATACGCACACCCAGACGACACCGACCACTACATCTCAACTGTTAGCCTATACAACAAAGATTCTAAGCTTGCTGAAGCTACTTTCTTTGCGGGTAGTCTTGGTGGTCAAGACAAGAAGGGTAACACCACTGTTACTTTCAACGTTGTTCTTGATAAAGATGCTGAGTTTGTTGCTCACGCTTTCTGCACCAAGCACGGCCTATGGGAAAGCGACGCTGTTGCCGTTAAAGTAGCTTAA
- a CDS encoding GFA family protein: MSSQIEKGRCLCGQVHYQINPAAVLSVHHCHCRDCQRASGSGFATIALLTSHDFILTGGTPKQYQSPGTSGATITRSFCGDCGSPLYSQSSLLDGLVLIKAGSLDDSDWLTLTSSFWGSSARSWAPTDDTCMVYAANPEH; the protein is encoded by the coding sequence ATGTCGTCACAGATTGAAAAGGGCCGCTGCTTGTGTGGCCAGGTGCACTACCAAATAAACCCCGCTGCCGTTCTGTCGGTGCATCACTGCCATTGCCGTGATTGCCAGCGTGCCTCGGGCAGTGGTTTTGCTACTATTGCCCTGCTGACAAGTCATGACTTTATCCTTACCGGCGGCACACCCAAACAATATCAGAGCCCCGGCACCAGCGGTGCGACGATCACGCGCAGCTTCTGTGGCGACTGCGGTTCACCGCTGTACAGCCAATCTTCGCTGCTGGATGGACTGGTGCTGATAAAGGCTGGCAGCCTGGATGACTCAGATTGGCTGACCCTGACCTCCAGCTTTTGGGGCAGCAGTGCTCGCTCCTGGGCGCCGACGGATGATACCTGTATGGTCTATGCCGCCAATCCGGAGCATTAA
- a CDS encoding metal-dependent hydrolase family protein, with product MKRSNSIFKTSLRQLAVAVTMSASLLSTACSADNANTTAKAATPADAPVVEANGGTLFNNVNIFNGVDNKLYNGSNVLVQNGLIVKISTSPIAAPVDAQVIDGNGKTLMPGMIDGHVHLMISNNYSDIIPNEDPYDLGIRSVLVAEHFLMDGFTSVRDMGGPAFALARQINKGVIPGPRVYPSGTFISQTSGHGDFRGRFDLGWSPRGGSDVGVWEKLGFGAVADGVPEVLKATRINLRHGATQIKIMAGGGGSSKYDPIDTTQYSKEETCAIVQAAADWGTYVGAHIFTDRAMNRGLDCGVKTFEHAFFATEETYARIGREGGYVVPQMWGLSPELLNNPNMPKAKLPMVAGLIEQYKDTGRTMLDSGVPIVFMSDWVGTMEDAHKARRFEIWWRTQMFSGGKKNYDGNYEVLKQLTSIAGEMLAMSGPRNPAPAKLGVVEVGATADLLLIDGNPLKDIGVLNGGYTEWYSQPNPLTTPIDTIEVVMKEGVIYKDLLN from the coding sequence ATGAAACGATCAAATTCGATATTTAAAACCAGCCTGCGTCAGTTGGCGGTTGCAGTGACCATGTCAGCCTCGCTGTTGTCGACGGCCTGTAGTGCCGACAATGCAAACACCACCGCTAAGGCGGCGACGCCAGCCGACGCGCCAGTGGTAGAAGCCAATGGCGGCACCCTGTTTAATAATGTGAATATCTTTAACGGTGTCGATAACAAGCTGTATAACGGCAGTAATGTGTTGGTACAAAACGGCCTTATCGTCAAAATTTCTACTTCACCGATAGCGGCCCCTGTTGATGCTCAGGTTATCGACGGTAACGGCAAGACGCTGATGCCGGGTATGATTGATGGCCATGTTCATCTGATGATCAGCAATAACTATTCCGATATTATCCCCAACGAAGATCCTTACGACCTGGGTATTCGTTCGGTGCTGGTGGCCGAGCACTTTCTGATGGATGGCTTTACCTCGGTCCGCGACATGGGTGGTCCGGCCTTCGCCCTGGCGCGTCAAATCAATAAGGGGGTTATTCCTGGACCGCGGGTTTATCCCTCGGGTACGTTTATTTCGCAAACCTCAGGTCACGGTGATTTTCGCGGCCGGTTTGATTTAGGTTGGTCGCCTCGCGGCGGTTCTGATGTCGGGGTGTGGGAAAAATTAGGCTTTGGTGCTGTTGCCGATGGCGTACCTGAGGTCTTAAAGGCGACCCGTATCAACCTGCGACACGGCGCTACTCAGATTAAAATCATGGCCGGTGGTGGTGGCTCATCGAAGTATGACCCGATTGACACCACCCAGTATTCAAAGGAAGAAACCTGCGCCATAGTGCAGGCCGCCGCCGATTGGGGTACCTATGTCGGCGCCCATATCTTCACCGATCGGGCGATGAATCGTGGCCTCGACTGCGGTGTGAAGACTTTTGAACACGCTTTCTTTGCCACCGAGGAAACCTATGCGCGTATCGGCCGTGAAGGCGGCTATGTGGTGCCACAGATGTGGGGCTTGTCGCCTGAACTGCTGAACAACCCCAATATGCCCAAGGCTAAGCTGCCGATGGTCGCGGGCTTGATCGAGCAGTATAAGGACACCGGCCGTACCATGCTTGATTCCGGTGTACCGATCGTCTTTATGTCGGACTGGGTGGGCACCATGGAAGATGCTCACAAGGCGCGTCGCTTCGAAATTTGGTGGCGTACACAGATGTTCTCTGGTGGTAAGAAAAACTATGACGGCAACTATGAAGTCCTCAAGCAGCTGACTTCTATCGCCGGTGAAATGTTGGCAATGTCTGGGCCGCGTAACCCCGCGCCAGCGAAGCTGGGGGTGGTTGAGGTTGGCGCCACAGCCGACTTGTTGCTGATCGACGGTAACCCGCTGAAGGATATTGGCGTATTAAACGGCGGTTATACCGAGTGGTATAGCCAGCCCAACCCTCTGACCACACCGATCGACACTATCGAAGTGGTTATGAAGGAAGGGGTTATCTACAAGGACTTGCTCAATTAG
- a CDS encoding SDR family NAD(P)-dependent oxidoreductase, translating into MTTKNIEGKVAIVTGAGRGLGREEAMQLARQGARVIISDIDLPDAKEAAYQTVEDIKAFGGEATVVLGDCADSKDAENLMAKTIETYGDMNIMVNNAGFCRDKTIFSMSDDEFDSVVRVHLRGHFVNIRNATAYWRGKAKADGGVYGRLISTSSEAMLFGSAGQPNYAAAKAGITAMTMGAAQLMAKYGICCNVIMPRGRTAMTDQGITAEIFKKPEDGFDVFDPANVAPLVGYLASPESQMVMGEVFVVWGTRVNIVQRPSLDVFYDNPEGQQKWTVEGLHNSLGDYFTADHTPVLDGFSVPPQ; encoded by the coding sequence ATGACTACCAAGAATATTGAAGGCAAAGTTGCCATCGTCACCGGCGCAGGCCGTGGTTTAGGTCGCGAAGAAGCGATGCAGCTGGCCCGTCAAGGCGCTCGCGTTATCATCAGCGACATCGATTTACCCGATGCCAAAGAAGCGGCCTACCAAACCGTTGAAGACATCAAAGCCTTCGGCGGCGAAGCCACCGTGGTACTGGGCGATTGCGCCGACAGCAAAGACGCTGAAAACTTGATGGCCAAGACCATCGAGACTTACGGCGACATGAACATCATGGTTAACAACGCCGGTTTCTGCCGTGACAAGACCATCTTCTCGATGAGCGATGACGAGTTCGACTCGGTGGTTCGTGTTCACCTACGCGGCCACTTCGTTAACATCCGCAACGCCACCGCCTACTGGCGTGGCAAGGCCAAGGCCGACGGTGGTGTTTACGGTCGTCTGATCAGCACCTCTTCTGAGGCTATGCTATTCGGTTCTGCCGGCCAGCCTAACTATGCCGCTGCTAAAGCCGGTATCACTGCGATGACCATGGGCGCCGCTCAGTTAATGGCCAAGTACGGCATCTGCTGTAACGTCATCATGCCACGTGGCCGTACCGCGATGACCGATCAGGGCATTACCGCCGAGATCTTCAAAAAGCCAGAAGACGGTTTCGACGTTTTCGACCCCGCCAACGTTGCACCACTGGTCGGCTACCTCGCCTCGCCTGAGTCGCAGATGGTCATGGGTGAAGTCTTTGTTGTTTGGGGGACTCGCGTCAACATCGTTCAGCGCCCAAGCCTGGACGTGTTCTACGACAACCCAGAAGGCCAGCAGAAGTGGACCGTCGAAGGCTTGCACAACAGCCTAGGCGATTACTTCACCGCCGACCACACCCCGGTTCTTGACGGTTTCTCTGTACCACCGCAGTAA
- a CDS encoding prolyl hydroxylase family protein, which translates to MKNKKNKRSNIVNSELEKQRLTAIGKHHVLSFKRIFSDEEIQQLRDLLDSEYQQAQIGQITTGKELNSEIRRSKVRFVPEQEYKWVYDRLWSAAKELNKLYKFNLTGIKETIQLARYDEDEQGFYCWHKDTSVAWMSRKISISVPLSSTLEFEGGDLQFMLGNGGEPMTVNQIKGHAVCFPSYEQHRVTPVTKGRRYSLVAWIGGPDWA; encoded by the coding sequence ATGAAAAATAAAAAAAACAAACGCAGCAATATCGTTAATTCAGAATTAGAAAAGCAACGCCTTACCGCCATTGGCAAACACCATGTGCTGTCCTTCAAGCGCATCTTCAGCGACGAAGAAATACAACAACTGCGCGACCTACTCGACAGCGAATATCAGCAGGCTCAAATAGGCCAAATCACCACTGGCAAGGAACTCAACAGTGAGATTCGTCGCTCCAAGGTACGCTTTGTCCCCGAGCAGGAATACAAATGGGTTTACGACAGATTATGGAGCGCCGCCAAGGAACTCAATAAACTGTATAAATTCAACCTCACCGGCATTAAGGAAACCATACAGCTGGCGCGCTACGACGAGGACGAGCAAGGATTTTATTGCTGGCACAAGGACACCTCTGTTGCCTGGATGAGCCGCAAAATCAGCATCTCGGTACCCCTGAGTAGCACGCTGGAGTTTGAAGGTGGCGACTTGCAGTTTATGCTGGGTAACGGTGGCGAGCCGATGACGGTCAACCAAATCAAAGGCCATGCTGTTTGCTTTCCCAGCTACGAGCAGCATCGCGTCACCCCGGTCACTAAGGGCCGCCGCTACAGTTTGGTCGCCTGGATCGGCGGTCCCGATTGGGCCTAA
- a CDS encoding nitroreductase family deazaflavin-dependent oxidoreductase, with amino-acid sequence MTKAPNSDQTNESIKPWSAGQERFGKWFIKRIGKWQTFVYELTGGRLWSRFLGVECAILTTTGRKSGAARKTPLLYLAQGDEVVMVASQGGMSSMPLWYRNLQATPEAVVQVGRDQRQMTARDANEQERAALWPQLDALYPGYQEYRARTDGVREIPIVIFTPRV; translated from the coding sequence ATGACCAAAGCACCGAATAGTGATCAGACGAACGAATCGATAAAACCGTGGAGCGCCGGGCAAGAGCGTTTTGGTAAGTGGTTTATTAAGCGTATCGGCAAGTGGCAGACTTTTGTGTACGAGTTAACCGGTGGCAGACTATGGAGTCGTTTCCTCGGTGTAGAATGCGCTATTTTAACCACAACCGGACGAAAATCTGGTGCTGCCAGGAAGACGCCGCTGTTGTATCTGGCCCAGGGTGATGAGGTGGTGATGGTGGCCTCCCAGGGTGGCATGAGCTCGATGCCGCTGTGGTATCGCAACCTGCAGGCCACGCCGGAGGCGGTGGTACAGGTTGGTCGTGATCAGCGTCAGATGACAGCCCGCGATGCAAATGAGCAGGAGCGAGCAGCGCTTTGGCCGCAGTTGGATGCGCTGTACCCGGGTTACCAGGAGTATCGCGCGCGTACCGACGGGGTGCGAGAAATCCCCATTGTAATATTCACCCCAAGAGTATAA
- a CDS encoding DUF3299 domain-containing protein, producing MNVSIYRCFMVFCLLVTPLQAAELKPLNWSQLLPTLAPVDDPFERLSQSQLDDLGYYAGLKNDIQITRAAESDHHSLAEREAELQGLAAALAQQGVDVEAILRQRQPIIEYRMAKAIQPSQQHLGEPVQLSGYIVPLKYSSEQQGVTRLFLLPVNPLASIGHDHSVPQPNQVVMIELEQGASAIDFQRRYSVSGVLQAQFYRQQVTMPDGHKQLIESSYRLQPAASQQLVITRLD from the coding sequence ATGAACGTGTCTATCTATCGTTGTTTTATGGTTTTTTGTTTGTTGGTTACGCCGCTGCAGGCGGCGGAATTGAAGCCGCTCAATTGGTCGCAGTTGCTACCCACACTGGCTCCGGTTGACGACCCCTTTGAGCGACTGAGTCAGTCACAGTTGGATGATCTGGGTTATTACGCCGGCCTCAAAAATGATATACAGATAACCCGTGCTGCAGAGTCTGACCATCACAGTCTTGCCGAACGCGAGGCTGAGCTGCAGGGGCTGGCGGCGGCACTGGCGCAACAGGGTGTCGATGTGGAGGCGATACTTCGTCAGCGCCAGCCTATTATCGAATATCGAATGGCCAAGGCTATCCAGCCATCCCAACAACACCTGGGTGAGCCTGTGCAGTTGAGCGGTTATATTGTGCCGCTGAAATATTCCTCAGAGCAGCAGGGGGTGACACGATTGTTTTTGCTGCCGGTCAACCCCCTGGCCAGTATCGGCCACGACCACTCGGTGCCGCAGCCAAACCAGGTGGTGATGATCGAACTGGAGCAGGGAGCCTCTGCGATAGACTTCCAGCGTCGATATAGCGTCAGCGGCGTCTTGCAGGCACAGTTTTATCGTCAGCAGGTGACGATGCCCGACGGTCATAAGCAGCTGATAGAAAGTAGTTATCGGTTGCAACCGGCAGCCTCGCAGCAACTGGTGATAACACGGCTCGACTGA
- a CDS encoding long-chain-acyl-CoA synthetase, with protein MEGIIMTTVTREQTQQKLNKLSAATMAHTPLQRYTVADRLEQQAVTFADRPFLIEGNVCLTYAEVNARVNQLANAAQQCGLIAGDVAAVMMDNRIEFFLVWLGLAKLGVTAALLNTNVTGKALAHAFEATDAKALFIGDECLAALSSVELQPGQLSLHRIAAKPVQTLAKDHELTDFLALADSACRDNLPALLRQSIVGETSVFYVFTSGTTGLPKAAKVSHMKWLGVGDGMRDMLEYDSNDVFYCVLPLYHGAAGMSLTSTALASGSSIVVRRRFSVSQFWPEVRKYNVTVCQYIGEICRYLINQAPSEDDKHHNLRKMMGAGLGADMWQAFTERFGIEHIYEGWSATEANTSLINVDNKIGSCGRLPFADKTNAQLVKYDVEADDYCRDSNGFMIPCQPGETGEMIGMILDIPNVGAGRFEGYTSAEATNKKILRGVFSEGDSWWSSGDLLRRDADGYYYFIDRIGDTYRWKSENVSTQEVSQALADFSGLEMLNIYGVRVPGQEGRAGMAAVVMQPGVDFEPRRFYQLTEQRLPRYAAPLFVRLSQQADMTATFKLRKVDLQRQGYSAESIDEPLFVRDDHSATYQPLTTAVLEQLQIAVFEA; from the coding sequence ATCGAGGGAATAATAATGACCACGGTGACTCGCGAGCAGACGCAGCAAAAACTCAATAAACTATCGGCGGCGACCATGGCGCATACGCCATTGCAACGCTATACCGTGGCCGATCGATTAGAGCAGCAGGCCGTCACCTTTGCCGATAGACCCTTTCTTATCGAGGGTAATGTTTGCCTCACATATGCTGAGGTCAATGCTCGGGTTAACCAGCTGGCGAATGCGGCACAGCAGTGTGGTTTGATCGCCGGCGATGTTGCCGCAGTGATGATGGATAACCGAATTGAGTTCTTTTTGGTCTGGCTGGGCTTGGCCAAGCTAGGTGTTACCGCCGCATTGCTGAACACCAATGTCACAGGCAAGGCGTTAGCCCATGCCTTTGAGGCCACGGATGCAAAAGCACTGTTTATCGGTGATGAATGTCTGGCAGCGTTATCCAGTGTTGAGCTGCAACCAGGGCAGCTCAGTCTCCACCGCATAGCGGCAAAGCCTGTGCAGACGCTGGCGAAAGACCACGAATTGACAGACTTTTTAGCGCTTGCCGACAGCGCCTGCCGTGATAATCTACCGGCCTTGCTGCGCCAGTCGATCGTGGGTGAGACCAGTGTTTTTTATGTTTTTACCTCCGGCACCACCGGTTTGCCGAAGGCGGCCAAGGTCAGCCATATGAAATGGCTGGGTGTCGGTGATGGTATGCGGGATATGCTGGAATACGATAGCAACGATGTTTTCTACTGTGTGTTGCCGCTGTACCACGGCGCTGCCGGCATGTCTCTGACCTCAACAGCGCTGGCCAGTGGTTCGTCGATTGTGGTGCGTCGTCGTTTCAGTGTTAGTCAGTTCTGGCCAGAGGTAAGAAAGTACAATGTTACGGTCTGCCAGTATATCGGTGAGATCTGTCGTTATCTGATCAACCAAGCGCCGAGTGAGGATGACAAACATCACAACCTGCGAAAGATGATGGGGGCCGGGCTCGGCGCCGACATGTGGCAGGCTTTTACCGAGCGCTTTGGCATCGAGCATATTTATGAGGGCTGGAGTGCCACCGAGGCCAATACCTCGCTGATTAATGTCGATAATAAAATTGGCTCCTGTGGTCGTCTGCCCTTTGCCGATAAAACCAATGCGCAGCTGGTGAAGTACGATGTCGAGGCAGATGATTACTGTCGTGACAGCAACGGTTTTATGATTCCCTGTCAGCCCGGTGAGACCGGTGAGATGATTGGCATGATTCTCGATATCCCCAATGTCGGTGCCGGCCGTTTTGAGGGCTATACCAGTGCCGAGGCAACCAACAAGAAAATCCTGCGTGGCGTTTTTTCCGAGGGTGACAGCTGGTGGTCCAGCGGTGATTTATTGCGTCGTGATGCCGATGGTTATTACTATTTTATTGACCGTATTGGCGACACCTATCGCTGGAAAAGCGAGAACGTTTCAACCCAGGAGGTGTCGCAGGCGCTGGCTGATTTTAGCGGCTTAGAAATGCTGAACATCTACGGTGTAAGGGTTCCCGGGCAAGAAGGGCGGGCCGGTATGGCGGCGGTGGTGATGCAGCCGGGTGTTGACTTTGAACCACGGCGTTTCTATCAGTTAACCGAACAACGCCTGCCGCGTTATGCCGCGCCCCTGTTTGTCAGGCTCAGCCAGCAGGCCGATATGACAGCCACCTTTAAACTACGTAAGGTCGATTTACAAAGGCAGGGCTACAGCGCCGAGTCGATCGACGAGCCACTATTTGTGCGCGATGATCACAGTGCCACCTACCAGCCATTAACCACTGCGGTGTTGGAACAGCTGCAGATAGCAGTGTTCGAGGCATAA
- a CDS encoding MaoC family dehydratase encodes MKQYQYNDIDTLQEIVSEEFGEWSQELEITQGMIDQFAELTGDDYWLHTDPDRCKGQSPFGCTIAHGFLTLVLLPKLTVAQTHEVVGFNNMLNYGSNKLRFTGTVMVNNKIHARSRVKEVIQTPKGQTIVTMEQHVNVVGQDRPAVIYELMFMYM; translated from the coding sequence ATGAAACAATATCAATATAACGATATCGACACGCTACAGGAAATCGTATCGGAAGAGTTTGGCGAGTGGAGCCAAGAACTTGAAATTACCCAGGGCATGATCGATCAATTTGCCGAGCTAACCGGCGATGATTACTGGCTACATACCGACCCCGATCGTTGTAAAGGGCAGAGCCCCTTCGGCTGCACCATCGCCCATGGCTTTCTAACACTGGTATTGTTGCCCAAGCTGACTGTGGCGCAAACCCACGAAGTGGTTGGTTTTAACAACATGTTGAACTACGGCTCAAACAAGCTGCGTTTCACTGGTACTGTGATGGTCAACAACAAGATTCACGCCCGTAGCCGTGTCAAAGAAGTAATTCAGACCCCCAAAGGCCAGACTATTGTCACCATGGAACAGCACGTTAATGTCGTCGGTCAAGACCGCCCTGCGGTGATCTACGAGTTAATGTTTATGTACATGTAA